In Spirobacillus cienkowskii, a genomic segment contains:
- a CDS encoding transposase: MANCGVKFRAYPTVEQAHTLSQWIGCARVIYNCKVSEDNQNYIIFKNTAEKISVNQAYSHFKTEEKEWLNQCPSQILRNASATWYTAKQRFFKGLANNPRKKKKGIKDTVLLTNELFKFKDEISNDGVVLKNLIIGTKKNNLGVLKFKAHKEFGNPQQIVIGKKNNTWFVSFCYEVKNYVKSEQELLDEYSCLDETSLNDLTIGIDCGIAIPFQTSRQISYDFDEKLKSKIKLKQRKLKKYQKRLSRQKKGSTSRNKTKIKIAKIHAKISNIRHDFCHKVSHSIVNSEAKIFAVEDLKLKNMTKTPQPKQNANGKYLPNMRKAKAGLNRELLSKGLAKTIEFLEYKAKKYNKLVVKVSPHYSSQECAHCGHTHADNRKTQDNFLCLFCGNHDNADVNAAKIIAKRGVQFLLSKPKAKTRTRLGTSRSKAGRGICKTILEQSNPLIPMTSEVHSL, translated from the coding sequence ATGGCAAATTGTGGTGTAAAATTTAGAGCATACCCAACTGTTGAGCAAGCTCATACACTTTCTCAATGGATAGGTTGCGCTCGAGTGATTTACAATTGCAAAGTGTCAGAGGATAATCAAAATTATATTATTTTTAAAAATACTGCTGAAAAAATATCTGTCAATCAAGCTTACTCTCATTTTAAAACAGAAGAAAAAGAGTGGCTAAATCAATGTCCTTCACAAATTTTACGCAATGCGTCTGCAACTTGGTACACTGCAAAACAGCGTTTTTTTAAAGGGTTAGCAAACAATCCTCGTAAAAAGAAAAAAGGAATCAAAGACACTGTTTTATTAACCAATGAGTTATTTAAATTTAAAGACGAAATAAGTAATGATGGAGTTGTTTTAAAAAATTTAATTATTGGCACAAAGAAAAATAACTTAGGAGTGTTAAAATTTAAAGCGCATAAGGAGTTTGGCAATCCGCAACAAATCGTAATTGGAAAGAAAAATAATACATGGTTTGTTTCTTTTTGTTACGAAGTCAAAAATTATGTAAAATCTGAGCAAGAATTATTAGATGAATATTCTTGTTTAGACGAAACATCACTTAATGATTTAACCATAGGGATTGATTGTGGTATTGCAATTCCATTTCAAACTAGTCGCCAAATTAGTTATGATTTTGATGAAAAATTAAAAAGTAAAATCAAACTCAAACAAAGAAAGCTAAAAAAATATCAAAAAAGGCTTTCTCGGCAAAAAAAGGGATCTACAAGTCGAAATAAAACCAAAATAAAAATTGCAAAAATTCATGCTAAAATAAGCAATATTAGGCATGATTTTTGTCATAAAGTTTCTCACTCTATTGTAAATTCAGAAGCAAAAATATTTGCAGTAGAAGATTTAAAACTCAAAAACATGACCAAAACTCCTCAACCTAAGCAAAATGCAAACGGGAAATATTTACCAAATATGCGCAAAGCCAAAGCTGGGTTAAATAGGGAATTGCTCTCAAAAGGATTGGCAAAAACAATAGAATTTTTAGAATATAAAGCTAAAAAGTATAATAAACTTGTTGTTAAAGTTTCACCTCATTATTCGAGTCAAGAATGTGCCCATTGCGGCCACACTCACGCCGATAACAGAAAAACACAAGATAATTTCTTATGTTTATTTTGCGGAAATCATGACAATGCTGATGTCAATGCAGCAAAAATAATAGCAAAAAGAGGTGTCCAATTTCTTTTGTCAAAGCCAAAAGCTAAGACAAGAACTAGGCTAGGGACTAGCCGAAGTAAAGCTGGACGAGGAATATGTAAGACGATATTAGAGCAATCTAATCCGCTGATTCCTATGACTTCAGAAGTTCACTCCCTATAG
- a CDS encoding phage GP46 family protein, whose protein sequence is MKDIAFFYDTEQRCFDLQCLGSEIQIEDSLRTAIALSLFTDAKVDEFELPRSETNRGFWADALDNHETGSKLWLLLRSKRNSHVIKKTEEYCKKSLEWLIEDKLVENIEVKAQINSHELTINITIFYQNKTSNFKFEVS, encoded by the coding sequence ATGAAAGATATTGCATTTTTTTATGACACTGAGCAGAGGTGTTTTGATTTGCAATGCTTGGGTTCAGAAATACAAATAGAAGATTCGTTACGAACGGCAATTGCTTTATCTTTATTTACAGATGCAAAAGTTGATGAATTTGAATTACCTAGAAGTGAAACAAATCGAGGTTTTTGGGCTGATGCATTGGACAATCATGAAACCGGATCAAAATTATGGTTGTTATTAAGGAGTAAGCGAAATTCTCATGTTATTAAAAAAACCGAAGAATACTGCAAAAAATCTCTTGAGTGGCTTATTGAAGATAAGCTCGTTGAAAACATAGAAGTTAAAGCTCAAATAAATAGTCATGAATTAACGATAAATATTACTATATTTTATCAAAATAAAACATCAAATTTTAAGTTCGAGGTTTCATAA
- a CDS encoding CopG family antitoxin yields MKKKENPLLNKNTINAFCVDDISDYKDSDYLKPASPEYAPKSKCFSVRIMDPCLTELRNYAKKHKISYQKIIRQSLEKFISYKKRKN; encoded by the coding sequence ATGAAAAAAAAAGAAAATCCATTATTAAATAAAAATACTATTAATGCCTTTTGTGTAGACGATATTTCTGACTACAAAGATAGTGATTACCTTAAACCCGCTTCGCCTGAGTATGCGCCTAAAAGTAAATGTTTCTCTGTACGTATCATGGATCCATGTCTTACAGAATTGCGTAACTATGCAAAAAAACATAAAATAAGCTACCAAAAAATCATTAGGCAGTCTTTAGAAAAATTTATTTCCTACAAAAAAAGAAAAAATTAG
- a CDS encoding putative phage tail protein, with protein sequence MKYNEILKSLLPKGLFWEGRQFLNMIDGISCVFNRISNDIDAIYDECLPKSAKILIDDWERLFKINNSHKILRERREIVAAKMCASGGNTEDYFLSIIKNFDKNAIIQKNNPNLYFVASKSRAGDTIGRRLIPRYTVIFVFSIAENEDCKKTLEKSKPAHLEFIYLFNKKVNNFL encoded by the coding sequence ATGAAGTATAATGAAATTTTAAAATCATTACTTCCTAAAGGATTATTTTGGGAAGGGCGTCAGTTTTTAAATATGATTGATGGCATTTCTTGTGTGTTTAACAGAATCTCTAATGATATTGATGCTATTTATGATGAATGTTTGCCAAAATCTGCTAAAATTTTAATTGATGATTGGGAAAGATTATTTAAAATCAATAACTCTCACAAAATATTGCGTGAACGAAGAGAGATTGTTGCTGCAAAGATGTGTGCATCAGGTGGTAACACAGAGGACTATTTTCTTTCTATAATTAAAAATTTTGATAAAAATGCGATTATTCAAAAAAATAATCCTAATTTATATTTTGTTGCGAGTAAATCAAGAGCTGGTGATACCATCGGACGGCGTTTGATTCCTCGATATACAGTAATTTTTGTTTTTAGTATTGCAGAAAATGAAGATTGTAAAAAAACTCTCGAAAAGTCTAAACCAGCACATTTAGAGTTTATTTACCTATTTAATAAAAAAGTAAATAATTTTTTATGA
- a CDS encoding ATP-binding protein yields MFQQAKNLAQKLRLPGFLENMERRCAEFESGNLSPSEFLSLLLSDEANSRKNKLNKRLESIARFRHRIDLEDWDASFDRGISKAKMKEIFQLSFLHNRENLIILGKTGEGKTHLAIGIGRRACQESSGVLFSSVNFFLEEAIATKASGKYLAWVKTITKKEILIFDDFALRQYNHEEAGIILDILEERQRKSITIVTSQVHPDGWIKLFEDPVIAEAIVDRLRNPSQIITLKGGSYREKLKITKKD; encoded by the coding sequence ATGTTCCAACAAGCCAAAAACTTAGCACAAAAATTACGTTTACCTGGATTTTTAGAAAATATGGAAAGAAGATGCGCGGAGTTTGAATCAGGAAATCTAAGTCCATCTGAATTTTTATCGCTGTTATTGTCAGACGAGGCAAATTCTAGGAAAAATAAATTAAACAAGCGCCTAGAATCCATAGCACGATTTCGCCATCGTATTGATTTAGAAGACTGGGATGCGTCTTTTGACAGAGGTATCTCAAAAGCAAAAATGAAAGAAATATTTCAACTTTCTTTTTTACATAATCGAGAAAATTTAATTATTCTTGGAAAAACAGGCGAAGGGAAAACTCATTTAGCAATAGGGATAGGGCGCCGTGCATGCCAAGAAAGTTCAGGAGTTCTATTTTCTTCAGTCAACTTTTTTCTTGAAGAAGCCATTGCAACAAAAGCTTCTGGAAAATATCTTGCTTGGGTAAAAACAATAACGAAGAAAGAAATTTTAATATTTGATGATTTTGCTTTACGGCAATATAACCATGAAGAAGCGGGTATCATACTTGATATTCTTGAAGAACGTCAAAGAAAAAGCATTACAATTGTAACTTCACAGGTTCATCCTGATGGTTGGATTAAATTGTTTGAAGACCCTGTCATTGCAGAAGCAATTGTTGATAGATTACGAAATCCTAGTCAAATAATTACACTAAAAGGAGGTTCTTATAGAGAAAAGCTTAAAATAACAAAAAAAGACTAG
- a CDS encoding chemotaxis protein CheD, whose translation MQKILNVQIGQVKIAKNGELLKAILGSCVGIGFIWKGKGICGLAHCLLPENPTPNFEIDGRFVDQAIHSLIVLMKIKPNDIGGVSVVIAGGGNMTSPGIVDTSHLVGTHNFATAIKEAKKHNLNVIYSEGGGEEGRKILIDCSDFSYRIEKIPRLTI comes from the coding sequence ATGCAAAAGATTTTGAATGTTCAAATTGGTCAAGTGAAAATTGCTAAAAACGGTGAGCTTTTAAAAGCAATTTTGGGATCATGTGTCGGTATTGGATTTATTTGGAAAGGCAAAGGAATATGTGGTCTTGCTCATTGCCTTTTGCCTGAAAATCCAACACCTAATTTTGAAATTGATGGAAGATTTGTTGATCAGGCAATTCATTCTCTGATTGTTTTAATGAAAATTAAACCCAATGATATTGGGGGAGTTTCTGTTGTTATTGCTGGAGGAGGAAATATGACAAGTCCTGGAATCGTAGACACTTCTCATCTAGTTGGAACTCACAATTTTGCAACTGCAATTAAAGAAGCAAAAAAACATAATTTAAATGTAATTTATTCAGAAGGTGGTGGAGAAGAAGGGCGAAAAATTTTAATAGATTGTTCTGATTTTTCTTATAGGATTGAAAAAATTCCGAGATTAACTATTTAG
- a CDS encoding protein-glutamate O-methyltransferase CheR: MQSATSYEDYLILVKEDKTEQIKFINLVTTNETYFYRTPRVWEYIEKKLLPCWVKTHSHSVFKAWSAAASSGEEAHTLGIFCQEFKEKFPSFHYEIIGTDISNEMLNLCQKGQYSDRSVESIKKLRPNLFQKYIQKSETGSYEVISEIKNRLKFMPHNLFHPAAMNEKFDLILIRNVLIYFKATDQEKVIFLLEPKIAEDGIMIIGESETLAHINTNFASVEPLIYKKHIKES, translated from the coding sequence ATGCAATCGGCCACAAGTTATGAAGATTATTTAATTCTCGTTAAAGAAGATAAAACTGAGCAAATTAAGTTTATTAATCTTGTTACAACAAATGAAACTTATTTTTATAGAACTCCTCGGGTGTGGGAGTATATAGAAAAAAAATTGTTACCTTGTTGGGTAAAAACTCACTCTCATAGTGTTTTTAAAGCATGGTCTGCTGCGGCATCGTCGGGAGAAGAGGCTCATACTTTGGGTATTTTTTGTCAAGAATTTAAAGAAAAATTCCCTTCTTTTCATTATGAAATAATTGGAACAGATATTTCTAATGAGATGCTTAACTTGTGTCAAAAAGGGCAGTACTCGGATCGTTCTGTTGAGTCAATAAAAAAATTACGACCAAATCTTTTTCAAAAATATATACAAAAATCAGAAACCGGTAGTTATGAGGTTATTTCTGAAATTAAAAATCGTTTAAAATTTATGCCACATAACCTATTTCATCCAGCTGCTATGAATGAAAAATTTGACCTCATTTTAATTCGAAATGTTCTCATTTATTTTAAAGCAACTGATCAGGAAAAAGTTATTTTTTTACTTGAGCCTAAAATAGCTGAAGATGGTATTATGATAATTGGTGAATCAGAAACTCTGGCGCACATAAATACCAATTTTGCGTCTGTAGAACCTCTTATTTATAAAAAACATATAAAAGAAAGTTAA
- the tnpA gene encoding IS200/IS605 family transposase, whose translation MDHKNYQWRTGRSQIYKHYYHLVFVTKYRRHVFTKEILERTEIIFKETCEQLDCELIEFNGEDDHVHILVSIPPKHSVAIVVSKLKGKSSYFIRKEFWEHVEKKLWGDHFWSPSYCSVTCGGAPLEVIKKYIDDQRKPSSEKGVAQSIRERKVRLRAD comes from the coding sequence ATGGATCATAAAAATTACCAATGGAGAACAGGAAGAAGCCAAATATATAAACATTACTATCATTTAGTATTTGTTACAAAATATAGGCGTCATGTTTTTACAAAAGAAATTCTTGAACGCACTGAAATTATTTTTAAAGAAACCTGTGAGCAACTTGATTGCGAACTGATAGAATTTAATGGCGAAGATGATCATGTACATATTCTTGTCAGCATTCCTCCAAAACATTCTGTTGCTATTGTTGTTAGCAAATTAAAAGGAAAATCTTCTTATTTTATTAGAAAAGAATTTTGGGAACATGTTGAGAAAAAATTATGGGGGGATCATTTTTGGAGTCCTAGTTATTGTTCTGTCACTTGCGGTGGCGCACCCCTTGAAGTTATTAAAAAATATATTGATGATCAAAGAAAACCATCATCCGAAAAAGGTGTTGCTCAATCTATTCGGGAAAGAAAAGTTCGATTGCGAGCGGACTAA
- a CDS encoding ABC-F family ATP-binding cassette domain-containing protein: MVLTEKKNNHIKHQGIIISDLSFSWPDGTQVFHKLNTQFGNNKIALIGQNGAGKSTLLRLIVGEIKLSSGSIQRSGKIGYLPQNLLNFHSTSIMQLFGVEKEIAALKDISQGNCSQELFNILDNKWDIEDRIFAFLAKRNLSHINLSRTIKSLSGGEALRIYVAALEFKGAEFLVLDEPTNNLDTNALQDVIEMLLAWKKGALIVSHDPVLLNIVDQCAELFLGKIRIYGGNFALYQEQRQLENSAANRTYQDAEKELQIRKQQETRAHEISARRSSNAKKNQSSLGLPKVAINFFKNNSEKSAGKSNELHQQKVDEAQDRLHEAKQNLRNEERIVIDLPDTLVHDHKKILNIKSVTFSYSAESKLFHQKEINFSVFGPERIAIQGTNGSGKSTLLALIAGEIQPQSGIIERGTEHIGYVDQRLMGVNPNLSVYDNVATKAPNLSESEIRIKLGRFLFRNQRAFLPVHALSGGEKFRALLATILNTQPAPQLLLLDEPTNNLDLTSIKQLEDAICAFRGSLIVVSHNSAFLENIGITRYIKIDEFK, encoded by the coding sequence ATGGTATTAACCGAGAAAAAAAATAATCACATAAAGCATCAAGGAATTATAATTTCTGACTTAAGTTTTAGCTGGCCTGATGGGACACAAGTATTTCATAAACTTAACACGCAATTTGGTAACAATAAAATTGCTCTTATTGGACAAAATGGAGCTGGAAAATCTACATTATTACGTTTAATTGTAGGAGAAATAAAGTTAAGCTCAGGCTCAATTCAAAGGTCTGGTAAAATTGGTTACTTACCGCAAAATTTATTAAATTTTCACTCAACATCTATAATGCAATTATTTGGAGTAGAAAAAGAAATTGCAGCACTAAAAGACATTTCGCAAGGTAATTGCAGCCAGGAATTATTTAATATTCTAGATAATAAATGGGATATTGAAGATCGTATTTTTGCTTTTCTTGCTAAAAGAAATCTTTCTCATATTAATCTTTCTCGCACAATCAAAAGTTTAAGCGGAGGAGAAGCGTTACGCATCTATGTCGCTGCTTTAGAATTTAAAGGTGCCGAATTCTTAGTTCTCGACGAACCGACAAATAATCTTGACACCAACGCATTACAAGATGTTATTGAAATGCTTTTAGCTTGGAAAAAGGGAGCATTAATCGTAAGTCACGATCCTGTATTATTAAATATTGTCGATCAATGCGCAGAATTATTTTTAGGAAAAATTCGGATTTATGGAGGTAATTTTGCCTTATATCAAGAACAACGCCAACTAGAAAATAGCGCTGCAAATAGAACCTACCAAGATGCAGAAAAAGAACTGCAAATTAGAAAACAGCAAGAAACACGTGCTCACGAAATTTCTGCTCGTCGCAGCAGTAATGCCAAAAAAAATCAAAGCTCATTAGGACTCCCAAAAGTTGCCATTAATTTTTTTAAAAACAATTCAGAAAAATCTGCTGGAAAAAGCAATGAACTACACCAACAAAAAGTAGACGAAGCTCAAGATCGTTTGCACGAAGCAAAACAAAATTTAAGAAACGAAGAAAGAATTGTTATTGATCTACCAGACACCCTAGTTCACGATCATAAAAAAATACTCAATATAAAATCAGTTACTTTTTCTTACTCGGCAGAAAGTAAACTCTTTCATCAAAAAGAAATTAATTTTTCTGTATTTGGACCAGAAAGAATTGCAATACAAGGCACAAATGGTTCTGGTAAATCCACATTGCTTGCATTAATAGCTGGCGAAATTCAACCACAAAGCGGTATTATAGAACGCGGCACAGAACATATTGGCTATGTCGATCAGCGATTAATGGGAGTGAATCCTAATTTAAGCGTATACGACAATGTTGCAACAAAAGCGCCAAATCTAAGCGAATCAGAAATTAGAATTAAACTTGGTCGATTTCTTTTTCGCAATCAACGTGCTTTTTTACCTGTACATGCCCTGAGCGGCGGCGAGAAATTTCGCGCCCTTCTTGCAACAATTTTAAATACACAGCCCGCACCGCAGCTTTTGTTACTCGACGAACCTACAAATAATCTCGATTTAACAAGCATAAAACAATTAGAAGATGCCATTTGTGCTTTTCGCGGATCGTTAATTGTTGTTAGTCATAATTCTGCATTTTTAGAAAATATTGGCATCACACGTTACATAAAAATTGACGAATTTAAATAA
- the istA gene encoding IS21 family transposase, with protein MRRKGRVSMEKLGQILQMREKRRSIRTIARCLHMSRKTVKKYLQENLHKECLNKNTQYQTHSPNDKLNPDDIPNWAQEIDIELVLKELGKGISYKVLYEELKPTISYFSFWRFFRKLYGLKRQNISIRIIHKPGEKTYVDFCDGIQIFDELTGEVIKTHLFVATLPFSQYTFAEFTLDQKLETFIELHDKTWEFFGGVTDYTVPDNLKSAVSKAHRYDPDCNKSFCEYANHVGFAVLPARPYKPRDKASVEGNIHHIQKSFFQRVRNKKYQTLFELNQDFKIFLKEFNNSIMKDYGVSRKERFSTEEPYLKAVPAEKFQLFNWKIAKVHPDCHIQVEKNFYSVPFHFAGKEVRVRYSKNYLEVFSSNGELLSSHKKIKGIGKSSTDPGHWPQEKQRYLSFDINKAKLEAKKIGENTYKLIDFLFSQSHPLRFLRPVQGMLRLVYSNKFNKEDMEYAAKMAFSHKIYRLSYITDCCIFHVNGGAKPRATQAPIRTLNTIHLHQSKEKIFN; from the coding sequence ATGAGAAGAAAAGGACGGGTTAGTATGGAAAAGTTGGGGCAAATCCTGCAAATGCGGGAAAAAAGGCGTTCCATTAGGACAATTGCACGATGTCTTCATATGTCGAGAAAGACAGTCAAGAAATATCTTCAAGAAAATTTGCATAAAGAATGTCTAAACAAAAACACTCAATATCAAACTCATTCTCCAAATGACAAACTTAATCCAGACGATATACCTAACTGGGCTCAAGAAATTGATATTGAACTCGTATTAAAAGAATTGGGTAAGGGAATTAGCTATAAGGTTCTTTATGAAGAACTCAAACCCACCATTAGTTATTTTAGCTTTTGGAGATTTTTTAGAAAACTATACGGCTTAAAAAGGCAAAACATTTCAATAAGAATAATCCATAAACCAGGAGAAAAAACTTATGTTGATTTTTGTGATGGTATCCAGATTTTTGATGAACTAACTGGTGAGGTTATTAAAACTCATTTATTTGTCGCAACACTGCCTTTTAGTCAATACACTTTTGCAGAGTTTACATTAGATCAAAAGCTAGAAACTTTTATTGAATTGCATGATAAAACTTGGGAGTTTTTTGGAGGGGTAACAGATTACACTGTGCCTGATAATTTAAAAAGTGCTGTAAGCAAAGCACATCGCTATGACCCTGATTGCAATAAATCATTTTGTGAATATGCAAACCATGTAGGTTTTGCAGTTTTACCAGCAAGGCCATATAAACCAAGAGATAAAGCTTCTGTTGAAGGCAATATTCATCATATTCAAAAATCTTTTTTTCAGCGTGTCAGAAATAAAAAGTATCAAACTTTATTTGAACTCAATCAGGATTTTAAAATATTTTTGAAAGAATTCAACAACTCTATTATGAAAGACTATGGTGTATCAAGGAAAGAAAGATTTAGTACAGAAGAACCTTATTTAAAGGCTGTTCCTGCGGAAAAATTTCAATTGTTTAATTGGAAAATAGCAAAGGTTCATCCTGATTGCCATATTCAAGTGGAAAAAAATTTTTACTCAGTTCCATTTCACTTTGCTGGCAAAGAAGTTAGAGTTAGATATTCAAAGAATTATTTAGAAGTTTTTTCTTCAAATGGAGAGCTTTTATCTTCACATAAAAAAATAAAAGGAATAGGAAAGTCATCAACCGATCCTGGTCATTGGCCTCAAGAAAAACAACGTTACCTCAGCTTTGATATCAATAAAGCAAAATTGGAGGCTAAAAAAATAGGAGAAAACACGTATAAGTTGATTGATTTTTTATTTTCACAAAGTCACCCTTTGCGCTTTTTACGTCCTGTACAAGGGATGTTAAGACTAGTGTATTCAAATAAATTTAACAAAGAAGATATGGAATATGCAGCAAAAATGGCGTTTTCTCATAAAATTTACCGTCTCTCATATATAACTGATTGTTGTATTTTTCATGTAAATGGAGGGGCAAAGCCAAGAGCAACGCAAGCGCCAATCCGTACACTAAACACAATCCATCTTCATCAAAGCAAAGAAAAGATATTCAATTAA
- a CDS encoding baseplate J/gp47 family protein, producing the protein MSYQRPTLPEIIKNIEADIYARFQNEASTARFSVNKVLARVVGGACHLLYGKIQLAMKQLLPDTCDEYFLKRWAQMYSIQQKAANKSFGTAVFEGKEEAVVPLYSQWQTADNFVFQTTEKGIINQDGKVEVSICAMQPGARGNLKEGTQLAAVTPIAAIHKATLGCNGTHSGSDIEDIEKFRERLLFRISNPVCAGTAEDYKNWMLEVEGVTRAYCYSCYPEKGSVGLAFLRDNDDEQIPNQEQNDRMRNTILGKCPITAEIAMLTLEKIPMNFHFYIPEDNLQIKQQCTKIIQQVIREISAPCFTIEMYQIEEALRSEKIIFKTKHDHIDTQTINCDVKTNDKQIQILGNIEFSYKPNLILGKNQ; encoded by the coding sequence ATGTCATATCAAAGACCAACCTTACCAGAAATAATTAAAAATATTGAGGCAGATATTTATGCCCGATTTCAAAACGAAGCGAGCACAGCTCGTTTTTCGGTTAATAAGGTTTTAGCGCGCGTAGTAGGAGGGGCGTGCCACTTATTGTACGGAAAAATTCAGCTTGCCATGAAACAATTGTTACCTGATACTTGCGATGAATATTTTTTAAAACGCTGGGCACAAATGTATAGCATTCAGCAAAAAGCAGCCAATAAATCTTTTGGCACAGCAGTATTTGAAGGTAAAGAGGAAGCTGTTGTTCCATTATATTCTCAATGGCAGACTGCAGATAACTTTGTTTTTCAAACAACAGAAAAAGGAATTATCAATCAAGATGGAAAAGTAGAAGTGAGTATTTGCGCAATGCAACCTGGTGCGCGAGGTAACTTAAAAGAAGGAACGCAACTTGCTGCTGTGACTCCCATTGCGGCTATCCACAAAGCAACATTAGGTTGTAATGGAACGCACAGCGGCTCAGATATTGAAGATATCGAAAAGTTTCGAGAGCGATTGTTGTTTAGAATTAGCAATCCTGTGTGTGCAGGAACAGCAGAAGATTATAAAAATTGGATGCTTGAAGTTGAAGGAGTCACTCGTGCTTATTGTTACAGTTGTTACCCAGAAAAAGGGAGCGTAGGGTTGGCATTTTTGCGTGACAATGATGACGAGCAAATTCCAAATCAAGAGCAAAATGATCGGATGAGAAATACAATACTTGGCAAATGTCCTATTACTGCAGAAATCGCAATGCTCACTTTAGAAAAAATACCGATGAATTTTCATTTTTACATACCAGAAGATAATTTACAGATTAAACAACAATGCACAAAAATTATTCAACAAGTAATTAGAGAAATCAGTGCACCATGTTTTACAATTGAAATGTATCAAATTGAAGAAGCCCTGCGTTCAGAAAAAATAATCTTCAAAACTAAGCATGATCATATAGATACTCAAACAATTAATTGTGATGTGAAAACAAATGACAAGCAGATTCAAATACTGGGTAATATTGAATTTAGTTATAAACCCAATTTAATTTTAGGTAAAAATCAATGA
- a CDS encoding phage baseplate assembly protein V, with amino-acid sequence MSRYLIEMLVNPIVNKINLMFSQCVIKIVTDKNKTQTIQTELQDGEVREKVERWQEYGFTCNPPSNSEALCLFLGGERDRGFIIATENKNYRILNLKEGEVCLYTHEKDKIHFQNENKLLIQTKEFSIEDKKHILTAEESVAVKTKEFSIEDKKHILTAEESVAVKTKEFSIEDKNHILTAEESVAVKTKEFSIEDKNHILTAEESVAVKTKEFSIEDKKHILTAEESVAVKTKEFSLNNKNFILQSDQKTSIQTKTFAVSNGSAELIDIISQTLEILSTTTVSTCSGPMPLKDFAKLQKLKIQIDTFKS; translated from the coding sequence ATGTCTAGGTACCTAATTGAAATGTTGGTAAACCCCATTGTCAATAAAATCAATTTAATGTTTTCTCAGTGTGTAATTAAAATTGTAACCGATAAGAATAAAACCCAAACAATACAAACAGAACTTCAAGATGGTGAAGTACGCGAAAAGGTAGAGAGATGGCAAGAGTATGGTTTTACCTGTAATCCACCCTCTAATAGCGAGGCATTGTGTTTATTTCTTGGTGGGGAACGAGATAGAGGATTTATTATTGCGACTGAAAATAAAAACTATCGCATTCTAAACTTAAAAGAAGGTGAAGTTTGTTTATACACACACGAAAAAGATAAAATTCATTTTCAAAATGAAAATAAGCTATTAATTCAAACCAAAGAATTTAGCATAGAAGATAAAAAGCACATATTGACTGCAGAAGAGAGTGTAGCGGTTAAAACCAAAGAATTTAGCATAGAAGATAAAAAGCACATATTGACTGCAGAAGAGAGTGTAGCGGTTAAAACCAAAGAATTTAGCATAGAAGATAAAAATCATATATTGACTGCAGAAGAGAGTGTAGCGGTTAAAACCAAAGAATTTAGCATAGAAGATAAAAATCATATATTGACTGCAGAAGAGAGTGTAGCGGTTAAAACCAAAGAATTTAGCATAGAAGATAAAAAGCACATATTGACTGCAGAAGAGAGTGTAGCAGTTAAAACCAAAGAATTTTCATTAAATAATAAAAACTTTATTCTGCAATCAGATCAAAAAACAAGTATTCAAACCAAGACCTTTGCAGTTAGTAACGGTAGCGCCGAGTTAATTGATATTATTTCTCAAACACTCGAAATTTTAAGTACCACAACCGTGAGTACATGTTCGGGTCCTATGCCTCTTAAAGATTTTGCAAAATTACAAAAATTAAAAATTCAAATTGATACATTTAAATCATAA